The following coding sequences are from one Candidatus Cloacimonadota bacterium window:
- a CDS encoding 4Fe-4S binding protein, producing the protein MLKTYPEKCISCHACESTCSSLYFKEDKSELSCIQIHDETNPPEMNVCNQCQTCVEACPTMALAVSKQGVVMLSRNLCIGCLMCVAVCPTNSMRTVLSKHNPFKCIACGACVKTCPAEALEITEA; encoded by the coding sequence ATGCTGAAGACTTATCCGGAGAAGTGTATCTCTTGCCATGCGTGCGAGAGCACTTGTTCCAGTCTCTATTTCAAAGAAGACAAATCCGAGCTTTCCTGCATCCAAATTCATGACGAGACGAATCCTCCCGAAATGAATGTATGCAATCAATGCCAGACTTGTGTGGAGGCATGCCCTACGATGGCACTCGCGGTAAGCAAACAAGGTGTGGTGATGCTCTCCCGCAACCTTTGCATAGGATGCTTAATGTGTGTGGCAGTATGCCCTACAAACAGCATGCGTACGGTTTTGAGCAAGCATAATCCCTTCAAGTGCATTGCTTGTGGCGCGTGCGTGAAAACCTGCCCAGCAGAAGCCCTGGAAATAACAGAGGCATAA